A single genomic interval of Oryza sativa Japonica Group chromosome 7, ASM3414082v1 harbors:
- the LOC4342354 gene encoding uncharacterized protein, producing the protein MAAMALRSLVRKVMPVPAALRRAPPSSRSLHHLEDKLRGTTSPKTTAPPGNGRGSYFKDNHPTFAELVQRDTDRRSFNRMLVAGAASGYAVALVIMLSLRRSVKEDLRNNIYD; encoded by the exons ATGGCGGCTATGGCGCTGCGCTCTCTCGTGAGGAAGGTCATGCCCGTCCCGGCTGCTctccgccgggcgccgccgtcatcgcgcTCCCTCCACCACCTCGAG GATAAGCTGCGTGGCACGACATCTCCCAAGACTACAGCTCCTCCTGGCAATGGCAGGGGCAGCTATTTCAAAGACAATCATCCGACTTTTGCTGAATTGGTTCAACGAGATACAGATCGGAGGAGCTTCAACAGGATGTTGGTGGCAGGTGCTGCTTCAGGCTATGCTGTTGCCCTTGTCATTATGTTATCTCTTCGCCGTAGTGTGAAGGAAGATCTTCGCAATAACATCTACGACTAG
- the LOC107276334 gene encoding uncharacterized protein, whose amino-acid sequence MALLRAAARARVRRLVGSGPPALATFAGADRATGGRGGAAGERALQAMRLCCATPSVASVGRDVKAPVSPPAGASVTLVVEQATRFATATTALPLPLAKIPAAGRGGGPRSAGILVATVAVGSKGAHFATASAPERALLTLERAQQATSPCPPLAAPRILCRGLSLSTVAGDKKARRFSSTSSAGDDQSKSLEKKEPLSRRARADDPAPAVEEPLEPLKEMEHSVLRALKAIQKVILRSFSEQEAFMEDLMKRASTQILRAGGFYNANTTVGFIIAVLLCFAIILGVLLFMSVLFAEWRAKQFLHSEECDRLTDGMMDKAEMKTQEFLRNNNFHQIVEGYVSEGLELATGEEVRAIRKRFLKEALQDTGEYIVHKTTFGSQRDKIASWFRRDKQQEAPSPSATALTKDSESTVGVVEKVRMRDRVAAWFRRNKETKPAEPAPSQQQKIAGTEGSGTPPPPQ is encoded by the exons ATGGCGCTTCTCCGAGCGGCAGCGCGGGCACGCGTGCGCCGCTTGGTCGGATCTGGCCCCCCGGCCCTCGCCACCTTTGCCGGCGCCGACAGAGCGAcgggcgggcggggcggcgcagCCGGGGAGCGCGCTCTCCAGGCGATGAGGCTATGCTGCGCTACCCCCTCCGTCGCCAGCGTCGGCCGCGACGTCAAAGCGCCGGTCtctccgcccgccggcgcctccgTGACGCTGGTGGTCGAGCAGGCGACGAGGTTCGCCACGGCCACGACGGCGCTTCCGCTTCCGCTTGCCAAGATTCCAGCCGCCGGCAGAGGCGGAGGCCCAAGATCCGCCGGGATCCTCGTTGCCACGGTCGCCGTGGGCTCGAAAGGGGCACACTTTGCGACCGCCAGCGCTCCAGAGCGTGCTCTGCTCACGCTAGAGCGCGCCCAGCAGGCCACGTCGCCATGCCCGCCTCTCGCGGCACCGAGGATCCTTTGCCGCGggctctccctctccaccgtCGCGGGCGACAAGAAAGCGCGGCGCTTTTCGAGCACCAGCAGCGCCGGTGACGACCAGTCCAAGTCGCTGGAGAAGAAGGAGCCACTGAGCCGTCGCGCTCGCGCCGACgacccggcgccggcggtggaggagccaCTCGAGCCGCTGAAGGAGATGGAGCACTCGGTCCTCCGTGCTCTCAAGGCCATACAAAAGGTCATCTTGAGGTCGTTCAGCGAACAGGA GGCTTTCATGGAGGATCTGATGAAGAGGGCATCCACACAAATACTTCGAGCCGGCGGCTTCTACAACGCCAATACCACAGTTGGCTTCATCATTGCCGTCTTGCTGTGTTTTGCCATCATCCTGGGGGTTTTACTCTTCATGAGTGTGCTGTTTGCAGAGTGGAGAGCCAAGCAATTCCTGCACAGTGAAGAGTGTGACAGGCTGACGGATGGGATGATGGATAAAGCTGAGATGAAGACCCAGGAGTTTCTCAGGAACAACAATTTTCATCAGATTGTCGAGGGCTACGTGAGCGAGGGGTTGGAATTGGCGACTGGGGAGGAGGTGCGCGCGATCCGGAAGCGCTTCTTGAAGGAAGCTCTTCAAGATACCGGGGAGTACATCGTCCACAAGACCACATTTGGTTCTCAGAGGGACAAGATTGCCAGCTGGTTTCGCCGCGACAAGCAGCAAGAGGCGCCATCACCATCAGCAACAGCACTGACCAAGGACAGCGAGTCCACTGTGGGCGTGGTGGAGAAGGTGAGGATGAGGGATCGAGTGGCTGCCTGGTTCCGCCGCAACAAGGAGACGAAGCCAGCCGAGCCAGCGCCGAGCCAGCAGCAGAAGATCGCCGGCACCGAGGGgagcggcacgccgccgccgccgcagtga
- the LOC4342353 gene encoding uncharacterized protein → MEDAFRAQMKITEDAIKAHTAECLSSKKLLKAPRPLYQVFLVCVFVLAAVSILVIGFFDYALTVGEMTVVNFLNGKEFKAVKTDFMDEAEATLLDLAQQERVREVRNRYVQEAWTESMGCLIRALTLKSYRDSWFRTKEEDSNNSTTVATPSAK, encoded by the coding sequence ATGGAGGACGCCTTCCGCGCGCAGATGAAGATAACAGAGGATGCAATCAAAGCGCACACAGCCGAGTGTCTGTCGAGCAAGAAGCTGCTCAAGGCCCCCCGACCTCTGTACCAAGTCTTCCTTGTCTGTGTTTTTGTTCTGGCTGCAGTCTCCATTCTGGTGATTGGATTCTTTGACTACGCGCTCACAGTTGGGGAGATGACTGTGGTCAACTTCCTCAATGGAAAAGAGTTCAAGGCTGTCAAAACCGACTTCATGGATGAAGCCGAAGCCACACTTCTCGATCTCGCCCAACAGGAGAGGGTTCGAGAGGTGAGGAACCGGTACGTGCAGGAGGCATGGACCGAATCAATGGGCTGCCTGATCAGGGCCCTCACCCTCAAGTCCTACCGGGACTCCTGGTTCCGCACAAAGGAGGAGGACTCCAACAACAGCACCACGGTTGCTACTCCAAGCGCCAAGTAG